One Clavibacter zhangzhiyongii genomic region harbors:
- a CDS encoding 3'-5' exonuclease, producing the protein MSSRWHHSLASFDLETTGVDVETARIVTACIVVLDADGRVTERHDWLADPGVEIPAGAAAIHGVTTERARAEGRDAAAVVLEIVTTIREMFARGLALVVYNAPYDLTLLNREAVRHGVEPLRDTGPVIDPLVIDKAVDTYRRGKRTLSVAAEHYGVALDDAHDAGADAIAAGRVAQAIAGRYADQLDIPVLDLHDRQVDWSRVQAESFQDYMRRTRDPAFTTSGAWPERHAGS; encoded by the coding sequence ATGAGCTCCCGCTGGCACCACTCCCTCGCCTCCTTCGACCTCGAGACGACGGGGGTGGACGTCGAGACCGCCCGCATCGTCACGGCGTGCATCGTCGTGCTCGACGCGGACGGGCGGGTCACCGAACGGCACGACTGGCTCGCGGATCCCGGCGTCGAGATCCCCGCCGGCGCCGCGGCCATCCACGGCGTCACCACCGAGCGCGCCCGGGCCGAGGGCCGCGACGCCGCGGCCGTCGTCCTCGAGATCGTCACCACCATCCGCGAGATGTTCGCGCGCGGCCTCGCGCTCGTCGTCTACAACGCGCCCTACGACCTCACGCTGCTCAACCGCGAGGCCGTGCGGCACGGCGTGGAGCCGCTCCGCGACACGGGCCCCGTCATCGACCCGCTGGTCATCGACAAGGCGGTGGACACGTACCGCCGCGGCAAGCGCACCCTCTCCGTCGCGGCCGAGCACTACGGCGTCGCGCTCGACGACGCGCACGACGCGGGCGCCGACGCCATCGCCGCGGGCCGCGTCGCGCAGGCCATCGCCGGGCGCTACGCCGACCAGCTCGACATCCCCGTGCTCGACCTGCACGACCGCCAGGTCGACTGGTCGCGCGTGCAGGCCGAGAGCTTCCAGGACTACATGCGCCGCACCCGCGACCCCGCGTTCACGACGTCCGGCGCGTGGCCCGAGCGGCACGCCGGCAGCTGA
- a CDS encoding glucose-1-phosphate adenylyltransferase, which produces MASKKIFGIVLAGGEGKRLMPLTADRAKPAVPFGGQYRLIDFALSNLINSGLTQIVVLTQYKSHSLDRHVSQTWRLNQMLNSYIASVPAQQRLGKRWFSGSADAILQSLNLINDEKPDIVVVVGADHVYRMDFSQMIDAHIASGRGATVAAIRQPIELADQFGVIDTDPANPAAIRAFLEKPKDPVGLDDSPGEVLASMGNYVFDTDQLIDAVRRDGENPDSAHDMGGDIVPWFVEQGNAGVYDLNRNEVPGANDRDRYYWRDVGTIESFFDAHQDLISALPVFNLYNKDWPIFSQQLNSPPAKFVRDAQGNTGTMIDSITSLGGVISGAHVERSVLGPWVIAESGARIVDSIVFDKVHIGAGADIRRAILDKDVEVEPGATVGVDHDRDRARGFTVTDGGITVVGKGVRVTP; this is translated from the coding sequence ATGGCATCGAAGAAGATCTTTGGAATCGTGCTCGCCGGCGGCGAGGGCAAGAGGCTCATGCCGCTCACCGCGGACCGCGCCAAGCCCGCCGTCCCGTTCGGCGGGCAGTACCGGCTCATCGACTTCGCGCTCTCGAACCTCATCAACTCGGGGCTCACGCAGATCGTCGTGCTGACGCAGTACAAGTCGCACTCGCTCGACCGCCACGTGTCGCAGACCTGGCGCCTCAACCAGATGCTCAACTCCTACATCGCGTCGGTGCCCGCCCAGCAGCGGCTCGGCAAGCGCTGGTTCAGCGGATCGGCGGACGCGATCCTGCAGAGCCTCAACCTCATCAACGACGAGAAGCCCGACATCGTCGTCGTGGTCGGCGCCGACCACGTGTACCGCATGGACTTCAGCCAGATGATCGACGCGCACATCGCGTCGGGCCGCGGCGCGACGGTCGCCGCCATCCGCCAGCCCATCGAGCTGGCCGACCAGTTCGGCGTCATCGACACGGATCCCGCGAACCCCGCCGCCATCCGCGCCTTCCTCGAGAAGCCGAAGGACCCGGTCGGCCTCGACGACTCCCCCGGCGAGGTGCTCGCCTCCATGGGCAACTACGTCTTCGACACCGACCAGCTCATCGACGCGGTGCGCCGTGACGGCGAGAACCCCGACTCGGCGCACGACATGGGCGGCGACATCGTCCCGTGGTTCGTCGAGCAGGGCAACGCGGGCGTCTACGACCTCAACCGCAACGAGGTCCCCGGGGCCAACGACCGCGACCGCTACTACTGGCGCGACGTCGGCACGATCGAGTCGTTCTTCGATGCGCACCAGGACCTCATCTCGGCGCTGCCGGTGTTCAACCTCTACAACAAGGACTGGCCGATCTTCAGCCAGCAGCTCAACAGCCCGCCCGCGAAGTTCGTCCGCGACGCGCAGGGCAACACGGGCACCATGATCGACTCGATCACGTCGCTCGGCGGCGTCATCAGCGGCGCCCACGTCGAGCGCAGCGTGCTCGGTCCGTGGGTCATCGCCGAGTCGGGCGCGCGGATCGTCGACTCGATCGTGTTCGACAAGGTCCACATCGGGGCGGGCGCCGACATCCGCCGCGCGATCCTCGACAAGGACGTCGAGGTCGAGCCCGGCGCGACCGTCGGCGTCGACCACGACCGCGACCGCGCGCGCGGCTTCACGGTCACCGACGGCGGCATCACCGTCGTGGGCAAGGGCGTGCGCGTCACCCCGTGA
- the serB gene encoding phosphoserine phosphatase SerB, whose translation MSAVLPLTPPTASPVERALPRMLVVLDVDSTLIEDEAIELLAAEAGSLDEVAAVTDRAMRGELDFAESLRSRVATLAGLPVSVYATVGARIRLTSGAERLVAGLHDAGHVVAVVSGGFHELLDPLAERLGLDRWRANRLESAEGRLTGRVTGPVIDAAAKRAAVEEWSADLGIPLDRVVAVGDGANDLEMMAAAGLSVAFDAKPAVRARADVCVDRRDLAQVLALLGLPR comes from the coding sequence GTGAGCGCCGTCCTGCCGCTGACGCCCCCGACGGCGTCGCCCGTCGAGCGCGCCCTGCCGCGCATGCTCGTGGTGCTCGATGTGGACTCGACCCTCATCGAGGACGAGGCCATCGAGCTGCTCGCCGCCGAGGCGGGGTCGCTCGACGAGGTCGCCGCGGTCACCGACCGGGCGATGCGCGGCGAGCTCGACTTCGCGGAGAGCCTGCGCTCCCGCGTCGCGACGCTGGCGGGGCTGCCCGTGTCGGTTTACGCGACCGTCGGGGCGCGGATCCGGCTCACGTCGGGGGCGGAGCGGCTGGTGGCGGGGCTGCACGATGCCGGCCACGTCGTCGCCGTCGTCTCGGGCGGCTTCCACGAGCTGCTGGATCCGCTGGCCGAGCGCCTCGGGCTCGACCGCTGGCGCGCGAACCGGCTGGAGTCGGCGGAGGGCCGCCTCACGGGACGCGTCACCGGTCCCGTCATCGACGCGGCGGCCAAGCGCGCCGCCGTCGAGGAGTGGAGCGCCGACCTCGGCATCCCGCTCGACCGCGTGGTCGCCGTGGGCGACGGGGCGAACGACCTGGAAATGATGGCCGCGGCCGGCCTCTCCGTCGCGTTCGACGCGAAGCCCGCCGTGCGCGCACGCGCCGACGTGTGCGTCGACCGGCGCGACCTCGCGCAGGTCCTCGCGCTCCTCGGCCTCCCGCGCTGA
- a CDS encoding phosphotransferase enzyme family protein, producing the protein MSDLLAAWDIGPAALTELGATHNHAYRVDVDGGSRYLLRLHVARRKRHEIDLELDWLAMLAARGGPSVPVPHRTRAGSWTAEVEVPVPDDDEVGLRRAVVGAAGERVEVRLASLLTWHDGEMLSSLPASSDAGPFAETLAALHAAGGAPEAVALAGQRRRYDADYAATRLERLVEGYPGIMADGSTADALAGAIGELRATLAEAGPPIMVHGDYHPGNLIQGPDGVSVIDFDRCGLGPAGLDVAAAIMYLAPRQRAQFHRAYTAAGGSTGVPDARFGAFIFLAYLDNVTHLASLPSERERMPANIAQLAAIARAVVTG; encoded by the coding sequence GTGTCCGACCTCCTGGCGGCCTGGGACATCGGTCCCGCCGCGCTCACCGAGCTGGGGGCCACGCACAACCACGCCTACCGCGTCGACGTCGACGGCGGATCCCGGTACCTGCTGCGCCTGCACGTCGCGCGCCGGAAGCGGCACGAGATCGACCTGGAGCTCGACTGGCTGGCGATGCTCGCGGCCCGGGGCGGGCCCTCGGTGCCGGTCCCGCACCGCACCCGCGCCGGATCATGGACCGCCGAGGTCGAGGTCCCGGTCCCCGACGACGACGAGGTCGGCCTCCGCCGCGCGGTCGTCGGGGCGGCCGGCGAGCGGGTGGAGGTGCGGCTCGCGAGCCTGCTCACCTGGCACGACGGCGAGATGCTGAGCAGCCTGCCCGCGTCGTCGGACGCCGGCCCCTTCGCCGAGACGCTCGCCGCGCTGCACGCCGCGGGCGGCGCTCCCGAGGCGGTCGCCCTCGCCGGCCAGCGCCGCCGCTACGACGCCGACTACGCCGCCACCCGGCTGGAGCGCCTCGTCGAGGGGTACCCGGGCATCATGGCCGACGGCTCGACCGCGGACGCCCTCGCCGGCGCGATCGGCGAGCTCCGCGCCACCCTCGCGGAGGCCGGACCGCCGATCATGGTGCACGGCGACTACCACCCCGGCAACCTGATCCAGGGGCCGGACGGCGTCTCGGTGATCGACTTCGACCGCTGCGGGCTCGGGCCCGCGGGCCTCGACGTCGCCGCGGCGATCATGTACCTGGCGCCCCGGCAGCGCGCCCAGTTCCACCGCGCCTACACGGCCGCGGGCGGCAGCACGGGCGTCCCGGACGCGCGCTTCGGCGCCTTCATCTTCCTGGCGTACCTCGACAACGTCACGCACCTCGCCAGCCTGCCGTCCGAGCGCGAGCGGATGCCCGCGAACATCGCGCAGCTCGCCGCCATCGCCCGCGCGGTCGTCACCGGCTGA
- the glgA gene encoding glycogen synthase, whose amino-acid sequence MRADVITKEYPPEVYGGAGVHVTELAKAMRQRTEVVVRAFGAPRDEPGVFSYPVPAELRDANATLQTMAVDLAIASDVAGADVVHSHTWYANHAGHVASMLHGIPHVVTAHSLEPLRPWKAEQLGGGYRVSSWIERTAYEAADAVIAVSDGMKRDILRSYPSLDEARVHTVYNGIDLEAWAPVHDDELVRSLGIDPTRPSVVFVGRITRQKGLPYLLRAAALLPADVQMVLCAGAPDTPQIMEEVTALVRGLQEERSGVVWIDRLLPRRELSAVLTAGTVFVCPSVYEPLGIVNLEAMACGAPVVGTATGGIPEVVDDGVTGRLVPIDQATDGTGTPTDPERFVRDLAAALTEVVQDPDAARRMGEAGRARAEREFGWDRIARQTEAIYASILR is encoded by the coding sequence ATGCGAGCAGACGTCATCACGAAGGAGTATCCGCCGGAGGTCTACGGGGGTGCCGGGGTCCATGTCACGGAGCTCGCGAAGGCGATGCGACAGCGGACGGAGGTCGTCGTCCGCGCGTTCGGCGCCCCGCGCGACGAGCCCGGCGTCTTCTCCTACCCCGTCCCCGCGGAGCTCCGCGACGCGAACGCGACGCTGCAGACGATGGCCGTCGACCTCGCCATCGCGAGCGACGTGGCCGGCGCCGACGTCGTCCACTCGCACACCTGGTACGCCAACCACGCGGGCCACGTCGCGTCGATGCTGCACGGCATCCCGCACGTCGTCACGGCGCACAGCCTCGAGCCGCTGCGTCCGTGGAAGGCCGAGCAGCTGGGCGGCGGCTACCGCGTGTCCAGCTGGATCGAGCGCACGGCGTACGAGGCGGCCGACGCCGTCATCGCGGTCAGCGACGGGATGAAGCGCGACATCCTCCGCTCGTACCCCTCCCTGGACGAGGCGCGCGTGCACACCGTCTACAACGGCATCGACCTCGAGGCATGGGCGCCCGTGCACGACGACGAGCTCGTCCGCTCCCTCGGCATCGACCCGACCCGGCCCTCGGTCGTGTTCGTCGGGCGCATCACACGCCAGAAGGGCCTGCCGTACCTGCTGCGCGCAGCCGCCCTGCTGCCCGCCGACGTGCAGATGGTGCTGTGCGCCGGCGCGCCCGACACCCCGCAGATCATGGAGGAGGTCACGGCCCTCGTCCGCGGCCTGCAGGAGGAGCGCTCCGGCGTCGTCTGGATCGACCGGCTCCTGCCGCGTCGCGAGCTCTCGGCCGTCCTCACGGCCGGCACCGTCTTCGTCTGCCCGTCCGTCTACGAGCCCCTCGGCATCGTCAACCTGGAGGCCATGGCCTGCGGCGCGCCCGTCGTCGGCACCGCCACCGGCGGGATCCCCGAGGTCGTCGACGACGGCGTCACCGGCCGCCTCGTCCCCATCGACCAGGCCACCGACGGCACGGGCACGCCCACCGACCCCGAGCGCTTCGTCCGCGACCTCGCCGCCGCGCTCACCGAGGTCGTGCAGGATCCCGACGCCGCCCGCCGAATGGGCGAGGCCGGCCGTGCGCGCGCCGAGCGCGAGTTCGGCTGGGACCGGATCGCCCGCCAGACCGAGGCGATCTACGCGTCGATCCTGCGCTGA
- a CDS encoding ABC transporter ATP-binding protein, with the protein MSHVLSLSGVSFVRNGTTILDRVDWTVDGDERWVVLGPNGAGKTSLLQIASAMAHPSSGTATVLDHELGRVDVFELRSRIGFASTAMARRIPADETVLDVVLTAAYSVTGRWNEDYEDIDVRRAQRVLAEWRLDHLEQRKFGTLSDGEQKRVQIARSIMTDPELLLLDEPAASLDLGAREELLQLLGGYASAPEAPGIVMVTHHVEEIPRGFTHGLLLRDGAVVAAGPLGDVITADALGRTFGLELEVTQDDGRFTARAVRR; encoded by the coding sequence ATGAGCCACGTCCTCTCCCTGTCCGGAGTGTCCTTCGTCCGGAACGGGACGACCATCCTCGACCGCGTGGACTGGACGGTCGACGGCGACGAGCGCTGGGTCGTCCTCGGGCCGAACGGCGCCGGGAAGACGAGCCTCCTGCAGATCGCCTCCGCCATGGCGCACCCGTCCTCGGGCACCGCGACGGTCCTCGACCACGAGCTCGGCCGCGTCGACGTGTTCGAGCTGCGCTCGCGCATCGGCTTCGCGTCCACCGCCATGGCCCGCCGCATCCCGGCGGACGAGACGGTGCTCGACGTGGTGCTCACCGCCGCGTACTCGGTCACCGGCCGCTGGAACGAGGACTACGAGGACATCGACGTGCGCCGCGCCCAGCGCGTGCTCGCCGAGTGGCGGCTCGACCACCTCGAGCAGCGCAAGTTCGGCACGCTGAGCGACGGCGAGCAGAAGCGCGTCCAGATCGCCCGCTCGATCATGACCGACCCCGAGCTCCTGCTCCTCGACGAGCCCGCCGCGAGCCTCGACCTCGGGGCCCGCGAGGAGCTGCTGCAGCTCCTCGGCGGCTACGCGTCGGCACCCGAGGCGCCCGGAATCGTCATGGTCACCCACCACGTCGAGGAGATCCCGCGCGGGTTCACGCACGGGCTGCTCCTGCGCGACGGCGCCGTCGTCGCGGCCGGTCCGCTCGGCGACGTGATCACCGCCGACGCCCTCGGCCGCACGTTCGGCCTCGAGCTCGAGGTCACGCAGGACGACGGGCGCTTCACCGCCCGGGCCGTCCGCCGCTGA
- a CDS encoding type B 50S ribosomal protein L31, translating into MKTAIHPQYAPVVFRDLASGETFLTRSTVGSSKTIEWEDGNTYPVIDVEISSASHPFYTGKQRIMDSAGRVEKFNSRYAGFGKK; encoded by the coding sequence ATGAAGACCGCCATCCACCCCCAGTACGCCCCGGTCGTCTTCCGCGACCTCGCCTCCGGTGAGACCTTCCTCACGCGCTCCACCGTGGGCAGCTCGAAGACCATCGAGTGGGAGGACGGCAACACGTACCCCGTCATCGACGTCGAGATCTCGAGCGCCTCGCACCCGTTCTACACGGGCAAGCAGCGCATCATGGACTCCGCCGGCCGCGTCGAGAAGTTCAACTCGCGCTACGCGGGCTTCGGCAAGAAGTAG
- the treS gene encoding maltose alpha-D-glucosyltransferase — translation MSFTAPITLPGLTLDKQWYKRSVFYEVMIRSFVDSNGDGTGDIQGLISKLDYLQWLGIDGLWLPPFFQSPLRDGGYDISDYMAVLPEFGTLDDFKELVTKSHERNMRIVIDLVMNHTSDQHEWFQQSRSDPDGPYGDFYVWSDTDEKYEDIRVIFVDTEESNWTFDPVRRQFFFHRFFSHQPDLNFDNPKVHEAIYGVIRHWLDMGVDGLRLDAIPYLYETEEGNGEGEPATHEFLKRLRAMVDEEYPGRILIAEANQWPREVSAFLGTEEEPECHMAFDFPIMPRIFYSLRSQTADELKRIMSETFEIPEGAAWGVFLRNHDELTLEMVSEEYRQAMYGWYAYDPRMRVNIGIRRRLAPLLDNSRAELELVHALLFSLPGSPFLYYGDEIGMGDNIWLPDRDASRTPMQWTPDRNAGFSTADPGKLYLPVVQSLVYNYAQINVESQLAQSRSLLHWVRNVIHVRKAHPVFGQGTIRVLPTDHESVLAFVRSYEGSGTHFGDRAEDVLCVFSFAHNPVSVTIDASDFAGSQLYDLFGGGVFPTVGDDGRLTLTLATQSFYWLHMGAPAIGGRP, via the coding sequence GTGAGCTTCACCGCCCCCATCACCCTGCCCGGACTCACGCTCGACAAGCAGTGGTACAAGCGCTCCGTGTTCTACGAGGTGATGATCCGCTCCTTCGTCGACTCCAACGGCGACGGCACGGGCGACATCCAGGGCCTCATCTCCAAGCTCGACTACCTGCAGTGGCTCGGCATCGACGGCCTGTGGCTCCCCCCGTTCTTCCAGTCGCCGCTCCGCGACGGCGGCTACGACATCAGCGACTACATGGCCGTGCTGCCCGAGTTCGGCACGCTCGACGACTTCAAGGAGCTCGTCACGAAGTCGCACGAGCGCAACATGCGCATCGTCATCGACCTCGTGATGAACCACACCTCCGACCAGCACGAGTGGTTCCAGCAGTCCCGGTCCGACCCGGACGGCCCCTACGGCGACTTCTACGTCTGGAGCGACACCGACGAGAAGTACGAGGACATCCGCGTCATCTTCGTCGACACCGAGGAGTCCAACTGGACCTTCGACCCGGTGCGCCGCCAGTTCTTCTTCCACCGCTTCTTCTCGCACCAGCCCGACCTCAACTTCGACAACCCGAAGGTGCACGAGGCCATCTACGGCGTCATCCGCCACTGGCTCGACATGGGCGTCGACGGTCTCCGCCTCGACGCGATCCCGTACCTCTACGAGACCGAGGAGGGCAACGGCGAGGGCGAGCCGGCCACGCACGAGTTCCTCAAGCGCCTGCGCGCCATGGTCGACGAGGAGTACCCGGGCCGCATCCTCATCGCCGAGGCGAACCAGTGGCCCCGCGAGGTCTCCGCGTTCCTCGGCACCGAGGAGGAGCCCGAGTGCCACATGGCGTTCGACTTCCCGATCATGCCGCGCATCTTCTACTCCCTCCGCTCGCAGACCGCGGACGAGCTGAAGCGCATCATGAGCGAGACGTTCGAGATCCCGGAGGGCGCCGCCTGGGGCGTCTTCCTCCGCAACCACGACGAGCTGACGCTCGAGATGGTGAGCGAGGAGTACCGCCAGGCCATGTACGGCTGGTACGCCTACGACCCGCGCATGCGCGTCAACATCGGCATCCGCCGCCGCCTGGCACCGCTGCTCGACAACTCGCGCGCCGAGCTCGAGCTCGTGCACGCGCTCCTGTTCTCGCTCCCCGGCAGCCCGTTCCTCTACTACGGGGACGAGATCGGCATGGGCGACAACATCTGGCTGCCGGACCGCGACGCGTCGCGCACGCCCATGCAGTGGACTCCGGACCGCAACGCCGGCTTCTCCACCGCCGATCCGGGCAAGCTCTACCTGCCCGTCGTGCAGTCGCTCGTCTACAACTACGCGCAGATCAACGTGGAGTCGCAGCTGGCCCAGTCGCGCTCGCTGCTGCACTGGGTGCGGAACGTGATCCACGTGCGGAAGGCGCACCCCGTCTTCGGCCAGGGCACCATCCGGGTCCTGCCGACCGACCACGAGAGCGTGCTCGCGTTCGTCCGCTCGTACGAGGGCAGCGGCACGCACTTCGGCGACCGCGCCGAGGACGTGCTCTGCGTGTTCTCGTTCGCGCACAACCCGGTGTCGGTCACGATCGACGCGTCCGACTTCGCGGGATCCCAGCTCTACGACCTCTTCGGCGGCGGCGTCTTCCCGACGGTCGGCGACGACGGCCGGCTCACCCTCACGCTCGCCACGCAGAGCTTCTACTGGCTGCACATGGGTGCGCCCGCCATCGGCGGTCGCCCGTAG